In bacterium, the DNA window CTACACATGAGCCCGGCGGCTACTGCCCCTCAGAGAAACTGCGACAGAGCGAGGCATGCCGGCAGAGAAGCCGGTTCAGATAGAGACGTCGAGGAGGGTTCCGGGGGCCGTGGGAGTCAGAGGATCCAGCCTATCGGCTGGTAGACCGGAGGGATACCGCCGCGAAGCGGCTTCGTGCAACACAAGCTCTACAGCAAGAAGAATTGTGCTCTTCCCCGATTCGTTGTCTCCGACCAAGACGTTGAGTCCGTCCTGAAGCGAAGTGTCAAAATCGTTGAAGCGTTTGAAATTCTGTAGTTTAATTCGCGTCAACATGATTCTTAGATCCAGTGATACCGCCAGCCCGTTAGTTCGAGTC includes these proteins:
- a CDS encoding AAA family ATPase, which produces MLTRIKLQNFKRFNDFDTSLQDGLNVLVGDNESGKSTILLAVELVLHEAASRRYPSGLPADRLDPLTPTAPGTLLDVSI